Below is a window of Macadamia integrifolia cultivar HAES 741 chromosome 8, SCU_Mint_v3, whole genome shotgun sequence DNA.
TCAATGACAACAAAAAACTCCATCAAGAAATATGGCTCTCCCTTGGCTAGGAGAGACACCTGCATTTTACAAAGCACAAAAATAATCAGGGTTAGACTTAGGGAGGGTTAGGGTCGGGctgggttttctatgcctcaacctAGGCCCGGTCCGGCCCAACCCCACATAGGATTGGGTCATGTTGGGCCGGGTTGGCTTTCATAGTCGGGTTAGATAGGGTTCGGGCTCAAGGCGGATTAGGGCGGGCTCGGATCAtcagggctaaacttacacccttAGAAATAATCATCGTCATGTTATCGAAAAATGAATAATCATCCTGTCACCTTTGTTACGTATATCAATTATATGAACATAAAAATGTATCTAACGGTATAATGGTAATTCATTCATACCTTTACAATTCCCTTAATTTTTTTCGGAGGTTGAATATACTATACTTTCTATCACCTAATTGTATATGTGAGCATTcaatttctgttttattttttatttttataaaaaattcaattttgaccTATTATCAAtggatccatttttttttccactgtTTGACCGATCAAGAGGTTCATCCTCCCCAACTCCTCAACCCCTTAGCCCCTCAAGCCCCCTTCGGCACATATCTAGCAGCTCGAAGACCTACATGCATCTTAAAGGCACTCCAACCATTAGATGTGACTAACGTGTCTCCCAATCGTCAGATATGCGCTGAAAGACTGATGCATCTCTTTCCAGGGTCAGACGACGTGTGGAATGTTAACATTCGTGGTCTACTTGTACTCATTTCTAAGTTGAACTAAACATTATTTCCATAAAAGGTTTGAAAACCAGACCAGAAACGGTCACTACGCGGTATTAATTTTGTGGATACAGATTGTATACTATAATGTAAGCTGGTTAGATCATGCATCTTGGCCGTTCATTTAGAATATTTGAATTAAAAGTTGTTGATCACAAATTCATAATAGGCCGAATGTCGCGGCGATGATTGATGAGCTGACACAGGACCCCACCGTAGCACCTTCTTGAATCATCtggattccaatccaatggtgGAAAGTGAGGAGAATCTCCTGCGCAGACCAACTAAACCCGTTCTGGCCTAACATTTGTCGTCGCCGTCTCTGgtgttctttccttttttgacCAACTTGTTCTTATCtgctcatctctctctctctctctctctctctctctctctctcaattcgAATTTCGAGACTCGAGAGTGGAGACTACAGGCACAAAAACGTAAGTCGTTTCTCATTCTCGAAAACCCACTTGGCTTGGATGGTTTCAGAGGTTGACACCTTCACGGGATCAGCGGCTGCTTTcaatctagggttttttttttcaaaatcccAACTTTTGACGTCTATGGATCTAAAACATAGCTCGGAGCCTGAAAGACGACTCTTTTAATCAGTAAAACAGTCGCTCAAGGTCAAGGcttaccttttttccttctGATTTCGTCGATTTCCTTGGTTTGGACAGTGTGAACGGAGGGAAGCAAAAagattctagggtttcagttttctttcaattctgattttttaCGGAAATAACGGAGCTTGAAAGATTAGCGTTGTATTGGGTTCTCCTTGCGCGTTCCTTTTTGGTCAATTTTTAATGATCTACTGAGGAAACTCGGTTTTTTGCGTTATAAACGACGGAATCAAGAAAAGGGTACGCTTTCTGCCTTGAATTTGTTGGCGTTTATGTAGGATTAATTGGTCATGGTTTGGTTCATGGTGTGAGAATCTTTTGGTGTTTTCAGGTTTGGGTTTTTGAAGTTTTGGGGGTTTGATTGCTGGGAATGATTTTGTGGTTCAAAAGATtgaatattatttttgttttggggaGAAAGTTCAGGGGTTATTGAGATGGAGAATTCGAATTTATCGAGGAATAGACATGGGGAGCATCTGGGTGTCAacaaaatggggaagaacatcAAGAAGAGTCCGTTGCATCAACCCAATTTCGCAAACGCAAAgccacagccacagccacagcCTCAGGTTTACAACATAAGCAAGAACGATTTCCGGAGCATCGTTCAAAAGTTGACTGGTTCTCCCTCCCAAGACCCTTCACCACGACCGCCTCAGAATCCGCCTAAACATCCAAGTATGCGTTTGCAGAAGATCCGTCCACCCCCGTTGACGCCAATCTACCGACCCCCGATTCCTCCTCCTGCACCTGCTCCTTTTAACAACAGCTTTGTTAGACCTGGTCCGATTGCTCAACCATCGGTGTCCCCAGTGCCGTCCCAGACACCTGGTGACCAAGTTTGGGCCAACACAGCTGAGTCCCCAATCTCGGCTTACATGAGATACCTTCAGAATTCTATCATTGACTCAAGTCCAAGGCAAGCACATCAGCCTCAATTTCAAGCTCCTCCACGACAGGCCCAAGCTCAAGCTCAGGCTCAACAGGCCAGCACAGGCACAGGCACAGGCACAGGCACAAGCACAAGCACAAGCACATGCTCATGCTCAAGCACATCAATTTCAATATCAAGCTCAAGCTCAACCTCTGTTACAGGGTCAGGTTCCAATTCAGCCCTCGTCCTCGGGTTTACTTCCGACACCGCCACAGCCGACTTTCCCATATCCGGGAGCTCATGGTTTCCCTTTTCCACGAGGGAATGCTGCTGCGCTTTTGCCTTCTCCTACTTCTCAGTTCCTCTTGCCGTCCCCAAGCTTTTTTTCGAATCTTTTGTCTCCTAGGTCCCCTCGTTCTCCTTATCCTTTGATCTCTCCTACTTTTCAGTACCCTCCACCTCTGACTCCCAATTTTCCATATTCTATGGCGTCACAGTCAGGGATTTTGGGTCCTGGGCCGCAACCTCCGCCATCTCCTGGCATTTTATTTCCATCCTCCCCTTCTGGGTTTTTTCCCATCCCAAGTCCGAGATGGAGAAATCAATAATTTCTGACAGGTACTTGTTGGGAGGATTTTTGTTTTCCGCTTCTGCTGACTAGCTCCTTAGCTCCTTATTCAAGGAGCTCTTGTCTGTGACATGTAACCTATACCAGTGTAGGGAGTCTAAAGAAATTTCAAgcccatttttattttcctttttgctcTTTTTATCCCCATTCTAAATCCAGCTTCTCAATTTGGAGCCTGTAACAACTGCATTTTGTTCTGTTAATCTGGACAACTATTACTTTAGGTTAACCGATTTTAGTAGTTAGAACCCTATTGAATAGTGCAGCAGCAGGAAAGGAGTTAGGATCACAGATGTCAAAATTACTTTGTATGTTACCTTGCTTATGTATTCTTGTAATTCTgtgaattaaaatttgaaaaattttcacTCTTTTTTATCAGCTGAAATTAGTTGTTGAGCTTTTGGTTTTAATACTCAGTGTACGATGCTTGTGCATATTCAAGGATAAATTGTCAGTTATGCCAATTTACTTTCAGAATTCcaggggaaagaaaaagggaaaattcaGTGAGCGTCTTTTGTTGAATGTACTGTGGTGTTGAATAATTTTTTGTTGGTGATATTGTCATGATGGTCCTGGCGCCATAATTTTGGATGGTGTAGGTTGAAATCATATCAAAGAAAGCTATTACGAACATGCATCCTGATATTCGTCGGAGTCAGAGGTATTTCCTCTTAATCCTGTGCTTAGAATTTTGTGTCCAGCTGGAACACATTGGACATTTACTTGTTTCTATATTTTTGTGTCATGTTAATGATGTAACTACAGGGGCACTGCACTATGAAACCATATAATTGGTTTATCTCCTGTTATTTTCACTGAACGTTATCTGAAGCTCTGATCTCTTGTTGATTGAGTATAGAAACATTCCAAAGGAGATAGTAGTCACTTGTATGGTGTAAAGGAAAGTTGGACATGGAGGAAGTTTAAGTTAAGAACGTAAAACCAAAGAATAATCTACCCTttcccatttcttttttttttttggtggatacACTTTCCCATTTCAATAAGTCATCCATCAACTGTATAGATTTTTTGAACTTGTAAAGTAATGCTGGGTGCCATGCTTTTCGTTCAATATATTCTTGGATTGTTTTAGGAAACTATTTGAATGACTGCTCCAAATCTTTTCTGTTGCTTGCTTGTAGTAGTTTCTTGAGGTTTCTACTTTGCTTCTACACCATGTTGACCTGATTCATGTGTGTCATTTCTTCTTGAAAATTAATCATTTTCTAGATGTGTGGCATTTTATTAAACACTGATGCAACAACggctcagccttttcccaactaaacaTTGATATGTATTCcttattttacatatttctttccatcttttttttttttgtgggggggggtgggaaggATGTGGTGGCCATTCATTGGAATTAATTATTCTTGTAATGTGGAGAGGGTGCAGTGCTTAAAGTGTTTCTTTAAAGCAACTCTAGCAAATGGATTCACATTAAAAAAAACTGTGAATAAATCGTCAGTGATAAAACAAAGAGCAAGGTTAGTGAAAAGGCCGAATAGGCCCTGTTGTATAGCGAGATTAATACTTAAGGTACCCTCATTTTTCTGTAAAACAATTATTTATATAGTTTCTGAAGCTGTCTCTTGAATTCAATGACGATGGTCAGTTTAAGATGTTTGAGAGTTCAATATTATAGAACATCTTTCAGAAGATGCTCCTGACAGTTGACGGTGCACTATTCCTTTAGGCGGACatagaataaagaaaaatggagGAAAGCAAAGTGGAAGGTTCATCTAGGGAAGTAATGTAAACATTAACGCTCCTCCAGCCTTAATTCTGCCTATCGTTTGTCATTGTCCGCTTCGTAGGCAAATTTTCATGAACTCATTGTATTGGTGCACTAGTTCTTGATTTTATACCATTAAGAAATGTGCAATATGAAATTGCCAGAAAGCAGCTCTGACAGAAAAGTTTGATTTCTATAATGAGCTTAGGAATGTACATATCTGGCACTTCCTGACATTTTTGTGCTATGTTTTGATCTTAGGGTGTTGACAAGTAATGCCATGATGGATATGTGATATGCTTCACAATGAAGCAAGGAAGTTTACATTCCAAATAAATTGTGACATTTCTTCTGAAGTTATATTGGATGGTGACTGAATGGGGAGATAGGTTGGAATCGGTGGCATGTATCTGGTGACGATTGGAGGATAGCTATTCTTGGTAATCATAAAATTATGCCTTTAGGGTCTTCACATCTGGATTTGTAATTGAACATATTTCCATAAGCTTTAGTTTTAGTATCCATAGCATGGTTGACACTGCCTGGGGATGATGCAGTTACATGATGGGTTAATTAGGgatattttggtttttatttatttatttattttttttacattctTGTTTCTGGAGTCATAGGAAGTAGTTTGGGTATTTGTAAGTGCAATTAGATACAATACCATAGGAGTTTGGATTTGAGTTGATTTTTGTTTTCAGTTATAGGATAGGATTAGGATTTCTTTTGCTTAATTCTATATAACAGCATGTAAGCCAACGATTCTTAGTTGGATTGGAAATTGAATGAACTTTGGTTTACCTGCTGGTTGCTGGACTTGCTTATTGGTTTCTCCTCTTCACTGATTCAgaccagggtccctcctccacACAGGTTTGATCTCCTCTATtcatttcttccattcttctttctcctccctcgtatattatttcttctcctttgtctTTTTGCCATTGATACTCTGTTTGGGCAGTGGTTGTGACTGCCAGAAAACCGAGTCAAAACTCCTTTGAATCTGACCCTTTGGGTTTGAATTTTGGTGGCTGGATCTTACTTAGGAACAAAATTTTAACTGACCAGTTTGAGTCCCAAAGGATCTCTTTACTGTGAGATCCAACACAGTTTGGATATGGTTTCTGTTCTGCTGTcagatctgagttgcagggtTTTTCCTTTAGTCTTCGACCTCTATTTGGAGTGGTGCTTGGTTGAGATTAGCAGGTCCTTGAGTTGAAAATCTCCCGAAATTTCAGACCATGTGGACTTGAATCGAAGGAGTTCTTTCACTCATAGCTGACTGAACTCTTTCTGCCTTTCTCCTCTATCATGAGGAAGTGTACacattttaaatcctttctTTTATACTACACAAAAGGAGCATATATTCTGAACCTATTTTGGTTTCTAACCACCTCATTAAAACTCTAGAAATACcattccttttcaaattcaatttactGTTTTGGGTCCTTCCACTTTTTACTTACATATAAGGTTCTGTATTATTCCAGAAATTACATAATTGCTGTTCAATTTTGTGGCCCATAGGTGActcaaatttagggttttcgAACCCCAGGATCGGATCAGGAGGAACCTTCATGATGTGGGTAACAGTCACCTTGCAGATGTTCTATAGGTACAGGGTTGAGTGACTAAAGGGAGTCAATCACTTAGAAGCATGGTTAGGGTTTTTTAACAAAGACATTGATGCATGAATTGTTTGCATTAAAGGGATAGGATAGAAGAATTTAGATCCAAGGCAATCCCCTGTTCAGGTCATCTTTTTTGTAATATGTGAGTGAAAATTAGGAATGTTGTGTAAATATGTTCCTGTAGTTTTAGTGATCATGATTTGAGATAGGTTGCTGCAGGAGGGAAAAtatcattattcttcttctttttcccttttgacacATCTTTATCCTAGCTTTTGGGATGACATGACTTCCATGTGTGGAAGTTCTACAGAGGATTTTGTTGATGAACTAGGAAACAGGAAAGGGTTGGTTCTCAGCTTATGGGACTGGATTTTGTAATTAGCATAAGAAAGTGGGGAGAGGGGGGTGGGAAGGTGGTTTTACTAAAAGGAGACTGTCATGAGTGCCTGGTAAATCCATGCACTCTACAAACCtacttattattttatttttttcaaaattttgctGTTTTTGACAAGTGGTGTCCATGTAGAGCAATCATTGATGCTTTATATTATACACGAGCTGATAAAATTGTCACATCGGATTTCGTGTTGGAAACTGGCATCTGCATCTTTCTGTTTGCTTACTTAGATAATGTGTTTCATCTGGTTTAAATGCATTCtacatgtatatgtatatatgtatgtatatgggatttttttattgacaccCCTTAGGAAattatttgtaatctttttaGCCGTCTAAGTATAGCACAAATTTTCTTTTAGTGAAGGTAGAATCCTATCATTTCATACTTGTACTCAACAAGCTTGCGAAACAGTGCCAGCTCTTCAAAATGCTATGATGCTAAGTCACTTTcagatatttttgaaaaccttttCTGCCCTTAACTTTAAAGAACTTTTGAAAAGTAAGATAAAGggtaatcaaaagaaggttacatgTTCTAAATACACGTATAGAGTTGTCATTCAGACAGTGTGTATTGGAACAAAGTTGTCTGGTGGAGTTGTGGAACATAGGGGTCACATCCAAACACAGAGGCACTTGCTTCTGTGTCTAGGCCCCTATGACTCGGTGTGCTTCCGTTTTTTACCTAAGATTATGATCCACGATGAGATTGGaaatgaagaaagattactttTGCTGTTACTGTGACATGTTGGAGCCAAGGTTGGTTTGTTTGGTCATTCTCTTCCCTCCCTGTTCAGTTTTCTCCTTTTGGTTCATCCTCGCAAAGTCAGATCTTCTCCTCTAGTCCTTCTTCCCATTATATCCTTATATTTCAGTTCGTTTAGATCTGTTCAGTTGTACGCTGTTTCAGCCACCAACTGCCCCTTTATATCAGGTTTGATCTCCCTTgcccctcttttcttcccaagaTTTGGGATGGTGAGAGTGCTTTTGGTACAGGCGAGCCAAGCCTTCAAGTTCCAACTCCTAAGTCCTCTGTGGTGGGATTCTAATTGACTTTCAGGACTGGATCATTGGTTACCGCCAGAGTCTGTTTGCaggaaataataatatttaaacACTTGATGCTCAAGCCTATTGCTTGTCGATTTTGAGAGGTCGTTAAGGACTTGTGTGTGAAATTTCAGATTGAAGGAATATCTCTCGAGTGAGATATCACACTCGATAAGGTTTACTCCTATATTCTGTCAAGAAGTTGAAAAGTCCAATGATGTCACTTAGCCCTATTGCGATATTTGCATAAAAGACCCTGTAACTCctattttatttcattcattAACGTCCCTGTTTTTAATTTCCATAAATTTCCCTTAAACAATTGCTTCTAGTTGAGTCCTGACTCTGTTTCTTCTCCCAAAAGGATCTAAACTGTTATCATGGGTTCTGATATCTCTCTCTtggtttgcttcttcttcttcataggTTTTGGTTGCTAAGCTTTCGTTACAAgatccaaaaatattttttttgtccaTATCCTAACCATGATAGGACCCTCTCATATCACGAATTCTGAGCTCCACGAGTTTATGTAAAGAACTCTCTGAGAGTCAACAGTAGACGAAAGTGAAGTTTGAGTCCAGATTCCAGAAGCATTCAGCTATAGCAAATCTCACTTCCTAGGTGGATTTAGTTTTGGAGAGCCTGAACATTAAAAATTGAGATCAAGCAGGATCGTTTGCACCAGTTCCTTAGTTTAGAACTCTACAACTTACAAATTTACCCCTGAGGTAGCAACCCGAGCTAATTATATTTCCAGACGTCATACGACGGTTTTTAGACAGATTATGGCATCAAGGTTGAGGTTCTAGAGTTTGATGGCGAGATGGGCCCGAGGATTTTCTTAATTGGTGGATTAAAGTTGAGAGGTTTTGCACCTACAAATCCTTTCTAGATGATAAGAAGTGTGAATTCATTCTCACAATATTTACTGGTTATGCTTGTTCATAGTGGGAAGACATGCTATGGTCAAGATTCATTAGGTGACTTGAACCAGTCACAAATTGGGAGGCTGTGAAGCACCCAAGACTGAAGAAAAGAAAGCTGAGTCCCGTGAGgttgaagaaaataagaaagaggtCTCCAAGGGTAGCGATGTCTAAAGAATAGTATGTTGCAATTATGGTGAGAAATGTCACTTTGGCTTAAGTGTCTCAACAAGACACATTTTGTGACCATGGTTGAGACGACGTTGAAAAATATGGACGACAAGGATGACATAATGGCTCATAAGCCTTGTCCTCCTGATCCAAATGATGACACCTCAATCATGGTATTGATGATGAGGTCAAAGCTAACTCAGCTggcctttctttcttcttcaatataTTAGTAGAGAAGGCTCCCCTTTTCCAGCAGAAGGGTATTCTACTAAATGATAATGATTCGACAACAGTCCATACAGTTGTCGACAAGGGAGCAAATGTCAACTTCATCTCTGCAGACCTAGTTTGGGTTCTTAACCTCTCGGGGAAGAGGCTTCACAAGAAAGTTTGTACGATTTTGGTCCTAATGCTCGAGAAGAGGCTGTTGCAGTTGTACCAGTTAATCTACAATTTGGACCACTTTACTATCAGGTGCCTTACCTAGTCAGTCCCCTAGTGCATTGTAACATTCTCTTAGGACGACCATGGCAAAATGAGGCTGGTATTCTCTACTATGATGCATGGAACACCATCAAGATGAAACAAGGAGGACGCACGCTTTTTATGTTGCTGCACACATTGACATCCTTGACGGCAATCGTTCTTTCCTTTAGCTATTGGTCAGTATTTCCTCCCCATTCATGTGGTTGTGGTTTGACCGTCCTCTCTaagatacgtgccacctcaaCGTTGGGATCACAATAAGCACATCTTAGGTCCTCGACTTAACTCGACAGactcgagttcttttaagagcGAAAGATTTGATGCAGTTACATGTAGAGTTAAATAGTGGTTAATTTTGTCATTCTCTATTAGTTAGCTATGTGGGACTGATCCAAATTGACATTGAACTCTTCGTTAGCTTCGCTAGGTTGGTGGCAAAGCAACATGTAGTTTTCTTTGCTGGATTCTGCCTCCTAGAACTGTCCCTGTGATCCAGCGTGTTTTTTGAAAGCTCCTCCATATGACGCCATTTCCATTGGCGTTTTTCTCCGTGCGCCATTTGGAATGGCGTCAAACTGACCATCTGTGCTCTCTTTTGCTCAGTGACCTATTCTGGGTTCTCTGGTGGTTTTGTTGCTTTGCATATTCAGTTTTAGAGTTTGTTTAGGAATTTTTACTTCTTTATTATATAAGATAAGATTATCATCCATTATGAGATTGGATGAAGAAAGTTGATTTTTGCTATTACTGTAAATTCTTGGAGCCAAGGTTTGTTCGTTTGGTCTTCCTCCATACTGTTCAGTTTTCTCTTTCTAGATCATCCTTGCAGGTCAAATCCTCTCCTCTAATCTCCTCCTTCCCAGTATATTCTATTTCAGTTCAATTAGATCTATTTaagcaccgtttgacaacgttccgtttctgcgttttcttgtttccagaaacggagaaacaacctaaaaagtgtttgataaagttgttccgtttcacccgtttctagaaacataaatcaaaatttatgtctatttataattctagaaacggctttaacgaaacaagtccgacttgtttcgtcatttctagaaacgaatttaagagaaaaaaaggctgttgtgcctgataaatctcttaactatttaaacctaaaaagaggcaacctaatcctctctcccttttgggcatccgatgatactattgggttttttagtggcattatgtctgcaaaaaaatgtttcaaaaaataggtatatcaaacaccaaaaaatatgtttttatttctgaaaatgtgaaaagccgtttctgctatttctagacacagaaagaGTAGAAACATTATCGAACTGTGCCTGTTCCAGCCCCCAAGTCCTCTTTATGTGATGAGATTCAAATTTAGTTCAGGACTGGATCCTTGATTTTCACTAGAGTTTGTTTGCAGGAAATAATAGTATTTAAAACACTTGATGCTCAAGCCTACTGCTAGTCGATTTTGGATGATAACAAGTATGGTTTTGGATAGAGTTGGATGGTGAAAAAGGATCactgtagccaaccccattttaGTTGAGATGAGGCGTAGTAGAGTTGAGTTGAATTAAATGGAATTCGAGGATTGATGGGGAAGCTTTGCCATGCAAAGGATGCTTCTCTGGGTTTGGGGTGTCAGAAATGAGCCTGGGCTCTACTGATACTTCTCAGGTACTGGTTGagtattctctctcttttttttttttttttttggtgcgaAAGGTGTTTGGCTATTTTTtcattcactgatcctatttATATCATTTTAAGAAACCTTAGTAATTTTCTGTTTGGTTCAAGTGACTTTTGTATCTGAGTACCTATGTGATTAGTTCTTAAAAGCAAGCTGTTGACAAAGGAAGCCATTTTCTTTGTTCTTGACACCTTGAACACccccaaccacccccccccccccaaaaaaaaaaaaaactctcccaagtcccaccccccccaaaaaaaggccAGGTGGTTTTTCTAATTGATATGAAACAATTTTTAAGCCTATTGGCAGCAGAGTTTGATTCAAACTGGTCTTATTATTTACAAACGCCTCGTAGTATTGGATTCATTTTCCTACTGAAAATAGAGAATATGGGCATTTGGACCTCTCCTCTGCCAAAGCTCGAATGAAATGGCCATGTATTTGAGTTCATAATGTCATTTTATGTTTGATTTCCGGTCCAATCCAAGGTGGGTTTGTTCAAAGCAGTGATTTGGAAATTGTTCGAAGAAGTTAAATGCTGTAATGTCTGTTCAGCATCAAATAGGAGTGAGAAGGAGTTGATTCCGTTGCttgtacttttcttttattcatcGAGATGGGATTGATGTTCATTGTACTGTATTGTATTGAAAGAATGAATTGGATGGATGCCTGTGGCTTTCGATGCCAAGCACCTTCCTTGAAATGCCAAATTCATTGAAGAAAATTGAGAATTAAACGTCACTGCAACACATGTAGGCTGATCATAACAACAATCACAAATTAAAAATAGGATGATCCACAGATGATAATGCTTGGTAACTAGGTAATGTTATCATAGGAATAGTAATGGATTGCACACCAAAGACTGAAAAAGAGCAACAAAAGAATAAGATTTGACGTGCTCAGGGTGAAACACCAATGGCTTTGCAGCCCAAACATACTTGGAAACAGTTCAAGATAGAAAAATATGCCACATGgtttcattttttcaatttatcaaaaaaaaaaatggagaggatcaataaaaaatgaacttcagtagttatttatttatttatttattgggaaaaAAGATGATACAATAGTATCGAAAATATAAGAATTAAGCTTTTCTACTCTCGAACGTTTATCCATATCATGAGCTATACCTATCGTGTCCCTACTCTGTTTAACAGCTTTATCTTTATTAGCTATACTTCCTACCAGAATTTCCCataaaaaaagtttaaaataaGGATGGATATCTTTAATTTCCAGAATTGCCTGGCATAAGCTAGCATCTCCTTGTGCCTCTCATCTCATGAACGGGAACATATATTTCatagaggagaggagagaatttATTTATAGGAGAATGGGCATGCTGTTGCCTTGCGGCTGCTCCCAACAAGCACCAATGGAGAGTGTGGGATGGTGGGGAGTGTGGgatgggagggggagggggaggggcagAGGAGTGTTTTTTTGGGGGTGAGGGAGAGAGATAAGCATAAATGTAAGCACAACGTTAGTGTGCCCAGCCTTTTCCAATATATATACTAGTAGTGGAATCAGAGTTCAATTGATCAGTCATTTTAACCGTGGATTGAGCTGAATGTACAACGCTTGAGAAAGACCTTTGTCGCCTCTCTGTAACTATAATAGTGTGATTGAAGTCCTAACCTAACTGATAGCTGCTAAGTGAATGCTTGCATTGATTGACTTTAGCACGTTTGTTTATTGGGAACATCCTAGCGATGCCTTCGCGGGTTCAAACGCACTCACAAGATATCAATTATGAATGACATCTCTGTTAGTGTATTTTGAAGTTGACATCTTCTTTTGATAGTCCCTTGTTTTATTCTCAAAAGGTTTTTTCTAAGACGTGAATTtcaaagggttttcaaaaataagttgaaaataACGTCATTATATCATTGTCAAATTGTATCACTatcattcatatttttttagtatACATACAAAATGATACTATTACCCTcactagaaaataaaattatgtaataccaaaaatgtaaaaaaagtaaattataaattatttgacaccttgagaggtgtcaataagaaaaaaatctatatttataTGTAAGTGTTTTAAGTCCGAGAGTGGCCCTGTGCTAGATACAGGGGTGTGTACCCTTAAGAGGGGCATGGTGGTCATTGCACGTCAGCATGGGGCCGCTCTTGGACATAAACTTtgtcccatatatatatatatatatataatatacacACGTATAGGTTATTGACCTTAAATTATTGAATCAAGTTGGTTGCTTATTATATTATTTGTAATTATTAGTACAGACAAGATTGTTATACAATAATCTTAATGATGTATGTTCTTTTTGTCATCTTCATGATTCTCAAGATTAAGAGAATCAGCTACCTATCTTCATAAACTCCTATCTGCAACCAGAAAAGTGAAGAAGAACATAAGAGCCCTTACCTCCATCCGTTGACTCAAGATCAAGCATTGCTCAACCATGTCAAAGGCCAATCTCCAAGTGATTTCATGTAAAGGTGAGTTAGCTTCAATCAAACTCCAAACTAGTGATTTTGTTATTGGACATCTTTTTGATTAGGTACTAATTAAGCTTTGTTTTGAATCTTAATATTTAATTTTGGACATATATAGCTGCTGTGTGTTGGGGAGAAGGGGAAGGTTTGGTG
It encodes the following:
- the LOC122085402 gene encoding protein HAIKU1-like; the encoded protein is MENSNLSRNRHGEHLGVNKMGKNIKKSPLHQPNFANAKPQPQPQPQVYNISKNDFRSIVQKLTGSPSQDPSPRPPQNPPKHPSMRLQKIRPPPLTPIYRPPIPPPAPAPFNNSFVRPGPIAQPSVSPVPSQTPGDQVWANTAESPISAYMRYLQNSIIDSSPRQAHQPQFQAPPRQAQAQAQPSSSGLLPTPPQPTFPYPGAHGFPFPRGNAAALLPSPTSQFLLPSPSFFSNLLSPRSPRSPYPLISPTFQYPPPLTPNFPYSMASQSGILGPGPQPPPSPGILFPSSPSGFFPIPSPRWRNQ